The genomic stretch CCGTCTCGATAGACACCCTCGGGCGCGCCGGGGATATTGCGGACACCGGACATCACCAGGGGGATAGATGCGGAAGCCAGGAGAGCAGGCAACAGGTTATCCCGGTTAAACGCAACCTCGTGGCTGGGAAAATCCACCAGTTTGGACACAGGCGCTTTCAGGCGGGCGTCATGGATGATGCCCCGCTCCATGAACCTGCCCAGATGACGACGACTGACCATGTTGGCGCTGATCGCGCCCATAAGGCCGAGCCCCAGCCGGCCCCGGGCGTCTTCCGCCAGCATGCCAAGGCTGCGAACGACCACAACGTTCAGTCGGTACCATGGGTGGTTCAGAATGGCTTCTTCCCGCCCACCGAGCAGCTCTTCCAGAAACAACACGCTCTTGCGGCTCACTTCCGCAGCGCTGACACCCTTGGCAAAGCGTTGTGCGGTATAAAGTTCCGCCAGCCGGGCAAGCTGGGCTTTCGGGTCATCGGAGGAAGCCACGGCGGCAAAACGCCAGCTGCCGATCGACGAGCCGATCAATGATCGCTCCTGCGGAACCCTTGGCAACCAGTCACCGAAAATGGCTTTATCCAGGCCACTTATTCCCAGAGCCTTGGGGCCACCGGCAGCACCCGGAATGACATGCACATCCTCGGGCGACAGCGGCGTTTCCCTGAGGCGCTGCATAGCGCGCCGGCCTGCCCGGATCGTCAGAGCCGGTTCTCGGATGTGAATAGCAGTCATAGGATGGTCCCTGGGCGTGTCCCTGAATCAGTCCCGCGGAGTTTAACGAAGTGGACAAGGCGCGGCCAACTGAACAAAACTAATGGTGGTCATAAACGGCGCTATCTGCTTCATTAAATGAACGGCCATGCTAGACTTCAAGACTGTCCCGGCACCGGACGCGGGCGGATACGACTCAAACAGCGGGAGTATGCTGTGAATTTTTCGGTACCACCCTCCACCCTTGCCACCAACCCGACACTCGCGGTGCTGGGGTTCAAGCGCCAGTTGGTCTATCACCTGCATTTCTGGGCATTTATCGCCGTAGCGCCCCTGGTTCTGGTGCAATGGCAGCAATCCCATTATCTGCTTTCCGCGGTACTGGTCCTGTTCTGCACGAACGCCCTTCTGGTTATCGCATTCCTGAGGTTCCGGGGCACCTACTTCCTCAAAGGCCGTCTGTTTCCACTGCTCGCCGTGGTCAGTGCCGCCTACTCGACACACATCAATGGCCATGCCGGCCTGTACTGGGCCTACCCGGCTGCCACGGCCCTGTTCTTTTTACTTCCGCTCAGGGAGGCGATTGGAAGCAACATTGTTTTCGTTGTTGTTATGGCCGTCGTGTCCTTTTTACGATTTCCCGAGGCCGACTTCTGGCGGATAACCTTTTCGCTGGGTCTCACGTGCCTGTTTGCCATGATTTTCGCCTGGCTGGTGGGCAAGCTTCAGCAGGAACTCACGCGACTGGCAACCACCGATCCCCTGACCGGCTGTCTGAACCGTTCGCAACTGGCTGACATCCTCAACGGTCAGATTCAGATGCGGGAGCGGTATGAGCGGGTCTCCAGCCTGATTCTGCTGGACCTTGACTACTTCAAGACGATCAACGATCAGTGGGGTCATCTGGCCGGCGACAAGGTGCTCACGGAAATGGCACTGCGCCTGAGATCCCGCCTGCGCGAGAGCGATCAGCTGTTCCGGATTGGTGGTGAGGAGTTCATGATCGTTCTGCCGGAAACCCGCCAGAAAGATGCCGATGTGCTGGCGAATCAGCTTTTGACCAGCATCAGCGCACGGCCATTCCTGGAAGATATCAAGGTAACCGCCAGTGCCAGTGTCGCCGAGGTCAGCAAGGGTGAGACCTGGTCAGTCTGGCTGAACCGGGCAGACCAGGCGCTTTACGAAGCAAAATCCCGGGGTCGCAACCAGGTCGTCAACGCGGCCCGGCCGCTACCGGTTGTAGGCCGGGGTGCCGAGGATATGCCCGATTCCGCATCGGGCTAAGGAAAGCCCGCCCCGGGGGTTATCCCTCGCAGCGCTTGCGAAACTCCCGATAGGCACTGAAAACTTCCCAGGGGCACTCCAGATGGGGGTAGTGCCCGATATTCCTGAGGGTGACCACATCACCATCGGGCATCAGTTCCCTGTAGCGTCTGGCCATGCCGGCACCCGAGACCGGATCGGCGGTACCCGAAATCAATCGCATCGGCTGCGTTGCCTTCTGCAGCGCGCCAACCCACCGGTTGCGGTGACAGCGTCGTTCTTCCATGAACTGGATCAGATGATGCAGGATGCCCCGGCCGTTGTTATAGGTCAGCAGGTGCCAGAAATCCTCCATATCCTGTCGATCGGGCGGATTCTGGCTTCCGAATAACCGGCGGAAGTTTCGCTCGAAACTGCGTCGGGTCAGGCCTCGGCTGATCAGCCCGCCAAAGGGGCTCCCCAGCAGCTTCTGAATAAGCAGGGGATTGTGGACCTCGGGGAAAAGGGCGCCGTTGAGGAAACACACACTCGCAATCCGGAATGGCAGCAGGTCCTCTTGCTCCCTCGCCAGAAGCTCCTGGGCAACACTGCACCCGTAGTCATGAACCAGAAGGTGTACGGACGGCAGACCCAGACCCTCAATCCAGCCCTGAAACAGATCCGCCTGGTCTTCAATGCTGTAATCGTAATCGGCGGGTTTATCGGAAAAGCCAAAGCCCAGCATGTCCAGGGCCAGCACGTTGTGCTGCTGAATCAGCATCGGCCAGAGTCGATTCCAGTCCCAGCTGGCAGTGGGAAATCCATGGATCAGCACCAGCGGTTCTCCCGAGCCTGCCATCCGGCTGAAGATGGCATGTCCCTCGAAACTGAACCACTTACCTCCATGTTGCCACCCTTCTAGGGTGCCTTCCTCGCGCCCCGCGGCGGAAACCCCACCAACGGTCGGCATCACCTCATCCATGCATTGTCCCCGACGAACATTGATAGCCTGAAACTGTAGAACAAACCGGCCGTCACTGCCATAGCCCCACCGCCCATACCACTGGGCGTGGCGGCCAAAGTGGTCTTTTCCGACGATGCCTGCGTAAAGCGTAGAGATGGCGGGCAAATTGCCTTAAGCTTTGGCCCTCGTAAGACACTGCTAACCGGAAAAGACTATGAGTAAACTCCTTGACGACCTCTCAGGGCACTTCCGTGCCATCATCGATGGCCTGGGCGAAGACCCGGATCGCGAGGGTCTGCAAGACACTCCAATGCGCGCGGCCAAGGCCATGCAGTTCCTCACGTGCGGGTACCAGCAGGACCTTGGCGACCTGGTGAACAATGCGGTATTCGAATCGGCCATGGATGAAATGGTCGTGGTTCAGGATATCGAACTCTACAGCATGTGCGAGCACCATATGCTGCCGTTCATCGGCAAGTGCCACATTGCCTACCTGCCCGCAGGCAAGGTACTGGGCTTGTCCAAGTTTGCCCGCATCGTCGACATGTACGCCCGCCGTCTGCAGATCCAGGAAAACCTGACCCGACAGATTGCCGAAGCCGTTGAGAGCGTCACGGGCGCCAAGGGCGTGGCCGTTGTCATCGAAGCCCAGCACATGTGCATGATGATGCGGGGCGTGGAGAAACAGAATTCCCGCATGAAAACCTCGATGATGCTGGGGCAGTTCCGCAAATCCCAGGCGACCCGCACAGAGTTTCTGACGCTGATCAGTAACAATCGCTGAACTATCTGACCCGAGGGAGGGCGCATGACAGACGTCAACGGGAATCACCTGGCAAAAGTCCGCATCAAGGACCTTCTTCTCAGGGCCTACATCGGCATCAAGGAAGAAGAAATCAATAATCAGCAGGACGTGTTGATCAACGTTGCGCTGACTTATGATGCGACGGAAGCCGTAAACCAGAATGAAATCTCCGCTGCCCTCAACTATCGAACCATCACGAAGCAGATCATTCACCATGTGGATGGCAATCGCTTCGCTCTGCTCGAGCGTCTGACCCACGAGGTCCTGACCATCGTCATGGAGCATGAAGCGGTAAAGTGGGCCGAGGTGGAAATCGACAAGCCTCACGCGCTACGCTACGCGGAGTCCGTGTCTGTCTGTCTGCAGGCACACCGTTAATCCAGCGAGGTTTCGCCAGCATCATGCCCAGTACCAGCCCGGAACAGTTGCGTGACATCCTGACCACTGTTAGGACCATCGCCCTTGTCGGCGCGAGTGAAAAGACCAGCCGGCCTTCCCATGAGGTCATGGAGTACCTGCAGTCCCAGGGCTACCGAATCCTGCCGGTCAATCCCCGCCTGGCCGGTCAGACCGTGCTCGGTGAAACGGTATACGCCGACCTCCGAAGCCTTCCCGAACCGGTGGACATGGTTGACCTGTTCCTGGCGCCGGAGCGCACCGATGCAATTATCGACCAGGCCATCGATCTGAAAATCCCCGTGGTCTGGCTCCAGATTGGCGTCATCAACCATGAAGGGGCGGCGCGAGCGGAAGCCTCGGGGCTGACCGTGGTGATGGACCGTTGCCCCAAGCAGGAAATTCCCCGGCTGGGGATTACCAGAGTTTCCGGACACGCCTGAAACCTGACCTGAATCAGGAACTGCGTCACACTTCCAGCACTCTTCTGTAACCGGTCTGTCAGGTCTGACATAATCACCGGACATAAAACAGAAGACTGGTAGAGCCATGTGGTTCCGACGTAAATCCAGCAAACAGCACCGACATTCCGTCTCGGCGCCGTCGGCGCTCGCAACTCATTCGGACTCCCCTGTTTCGACTCTCCAGCGGGTGCGCTTACCGGTGGACCTTCTCCAGCCTGGCATGCGCGTCGTGAGCCTGGACCGGCCCTGGACCCAGGTGCCGGTTCTGTTTCAGGGCTTCACCCTGACTGATGACAACCAGGCGCAGATTCTGCGGCAGTACTGTGAGTGGGTTCTGGTGGAAGATGAAGAATCACACCTGAACCCGGTGCTCGATCAGATCTCGCTACTCAAGCGTCGCACCAGCGAACCGCTGCCGGAAACCTGCTCTCTCCAGCAGGAACTCCCAAGGGCACACGCAACCTGGAGCCGGACCCAGGCCTTTGTGGAAGAAGTCACCCGACAGATTGAAGCCGGCAATGACCTCAACCTCCAGAGCGCCCGCCCCATCATCCGGGAGTGCGTGGACAGCGTGAAAGCCAACGCAAGCGCCATGTTCTGGATGAGCCGGATAAAGTCCCGGGATGCCTACACCGCAGAGCATTGCCTCAGGGTGGCTATATTCTGTGTCGCCTTTGCCCGCTTCCTGGGCATGCCGGACGACGACCTGGAGACCGTGGGCATGTGCGGTCTGCTGCACGACCTTGGCAAACTCAGGGTTCCCGACGAGATCCTCAATAAACCCGGCGCGTTGACGCCGGAAGAGCACAGCATCATGCGCCAGCACACAACGCTGGGTTACGAGTTGCTTCGTGCTGATGCCAATCTGGATCCGATTATCAGCGATGTCTCCCGTCACCACCATGAACGCATGGATGGTCGCGGCTATCCTGAACAGCTGGCGGAATGGCAGATCAGCCGTTTCGCCCGTCTGGTTTCCATCGTCGACGCCTTCGATGCCATCACCAGCGACCGGTGTTACCGGGATGGGCTACCGGCCTCCGAAGCCATTCGCATCCTGTTCCGTAACCGCGGCCAACAGTTCGACGCTTCCATGGTGGAAGCCTTCATACGGATGATTGGCGTGTATCCGCCCGGAAGCCTGGTCGAGCTGTCGACGGGAGAAGTGGCCATCGTCCTGGCGACCCACCCCCGGCGCAAGCTGAAACCAAAGGTGGAGGTGCTGCTCAATGGCGACAAGCAGCCAGTCACCCCGCGTATCATCGACCTGGGAGGCACGGGCTCGGAACCTGACGAGGGTTCTCCGGAAATTGCACGGCCAGTGTCCGACGGCGCCTTTGGGGTCTCGCTTCGGGACCGAATCAAGCAACTGATGGCGGTGGCCGATAGAAATGCTTCATAATTGCGCTGGCGCTGCCGACTGCCCGGCACCACCGTTTCAAGTCACGGAGTAACCTGTGGAACAACCTGTATCACCCCCCAAAGCTGTTGTCTCGGGCATGCTGAACCCGCTGTTTCCGGTGGTGATCTTTCTGGTTTTCCTGGGTCTGGCAGCCGGCCTGCGCTACGGGCTGGTACAGCAGGACAAACGTCAGATAGAAGCAAACCTGGCCAATGAAGCCCGGGCCATGGCCAACCACCTCGAGCGGGAATTTCTGATTCATGCCGAAGCAATCCGGCGCATGGCTGAAAGACTCGAGACAGCTCCGGACATCACCGAACAGGAGTGGCGCCAGGACGCCCGCAACTATCTGGACGATTTCGGGGTTTACCAGGCTATTGAATGGATTGATTCTGATTTCGTTATCCGCTGGCTGGAGCCATTCACCGATAACGAGGAGGTCATTGGATACAACGTTGCCTTCAACGAGGAACGACGCCAGGCGCTGGAGCTGGCGAAGCAGACCGGCACCTGGGATCTCTCCGGTGTCATCAATTTGCGCCAGGGCGGCAAGGGCATGGTGATCTACGCGCCCGTCGGAGCAGGCCCTGAAAACAATGGTTTCATGGCCGGCGTGTTCAGGATGGAAGTACTGGCCCGCCAACTCCTCACCGAACGGGTTCTGGAATCGTTCCGGATCGAGATCCGCGAAGCCGGCGAAGTGAGCTACCAACTGAACGTGTCAGAGCCTGTCAGCAGCGAATTTTCGCAACGCCAGTCCGTGAATCTGCCAACGCTGGACTGGACCCTGACACTTCGCCCGTCTGTCGAGTGGGTGGAGAACCAATACAGCGACTGGCCGGCCCTGACCTTTACCACGTTCCTGTTGATGGGCCTTCTCACCAGCCTGACCACGTTACTGGTACAGCTGATTCTGAAACGCAATCAGGCCCTGCTGAAGACCCGCCGGGAACTGGATCAGGAAATCGAACAGCGCACTGCGATCCAGAAGGATCTGGCGCGGCTGGAATCCACCGACACCCTCACTGGTCTGGCCAACCGTCGGTTCTTCATGGAAGACCTGTCTCACACCCTGAACATTGCGGATCGCCAGATGCGCCAGGTTGCCCTGGTTATGCTCGACCTCGACCGGTTCCAGACGCTGAATGACTCGCTTGGCCACCAGTTCGGGGATGAGCTGCTGATCAAGGTGTCCGAGCGGCTCAACCGTTTGAGTAACGAACGTCTGCTGGTGGCCTACTCCGGAGGCGATGAGTTCATGTTCTGCCAGCAGCAGGTAGACGACATTGACGACATCATTCACCTGCTGGGCCAGATCAAACAGTGCTTTGACCAGCCCTACGAGGTTCAGGGCCAGTCCCACAGCATTACCGGCACCATGGGCGTGGCGGTGTATCCCCAGAGCGGTCTGGACGCAGATACGCTGTTGCGCAATGCCGACATTGCCCTGTATCGCGCCAAGGAGCAGGGCCGGAATACCTACCAGTTCTATACCGAAGGCATGCAGGAACGGGAAGTCATGCGCCTGGAGCTGGACAAAGATCTCAGCCAGGCCCTGGCCAACAACGAATTCGTGCTCTTCTACCAGCCTCAATTGAATCTGGACACCGGTGAAATCCAGAGTGTTGAAGCGCTGATACGCTGGCGCCATCCCCGCCGGGGGCTGCTGCCTCCCGTGGAATTCATCCCTCTGGCTGAGGAGAGCGGCCGGATCACCGATATCGGGCGCTGGGTAGTGATGGCCGCCTGTCGGCAGCTGGCAGCATGGAAAGGGACGCCACAGGATGGCCTGCGCATTGCGGTCAATCTCTCGGGCCGGGAGCTGGACGACGAGGATCTGGTGGATCATATCCGGGAAGCGCTGGCCGCAGAGAATGTCCCGGCGGATCGTCTGGAGGTTGAGCTGACCGAGGAGATCTTCATCCAGAATATCGAGCACAATCGCAATCAGCTCTCCCGTCTGCATCAGCTGGGAGTGAACCTGGCGATCGATGACTTTGGTGTCGGTTATTCGTCTCTCGGCTACCTGCGGGATTTCCCGGTCGACCTGCTGAAGATCGACCGCTCGTTCATCACGGAGGTCACCGAACGCCACGACGATGCCGTCATTACCCGGGCGGTAATCAATCTGGCGCATAATCTGGGTATTCAGGTGGTTGCCGAGGGCGTGGAAACCGAGGAGCAACTGAGCTTCCTTAAGAACCAACGCTGCAACTTCGCCCAGGGTTACCTGATCAGCCGGCCGATCCCGGTCGATGATCTTGAGAAGGCGCTGGCCTCCGGCGTTCTGGTGGCAGGTATCACCGCCGATTCCGGATTGTAATTCCCCCCGGCCGTCCCCAAGATACGGGTAAATCCTCCAGGTGAGATTCTATGGCTGCGCAATACCTGACACCGGAACAGGACGACAAGATTCGCCAGTGGGAACGCTGGAACCGGAACTATTTTATTTTTGCCTTTGTGGCGCTGACCATCATTCTGGTGTTCAGCAGCCAGCTGGGCTTGTCCAGCGATGAAAGCTGGGGCCCCCTGGGTGTTCTGATCGCCGCCCTGATTACGCCGATCATAGTTCTGCAGCTCAAGCTGGCGTGCCCGGCCTGTGGCCACAAGATTGGCTGGCAGGCAAAGCTTATGGCGCCGGATCAATGCAAGACCTGCGGTACGTTTTTGCGTTCCCGGGATTAATAGGCCTTCTGTGAACCCCATCACTCTGAAAAAGGAGCAAGGCTTGACGGATGACTGGCTTCGCAGAGTGACTGGGGAAAACCCTCCGCTCTAGTCCTAATTCAGAATCTCAGGCCCGTTGCTCAGGACTTTACGATACGAGTTCTCGGAATCTGCTGGAGTCCACGTCCCGGTTAGATGCTTTGCTATATACTTTTTGCTACAGCAGCGTAGCTAGCCAATGCATTAGCTCTTGATACAGAAGGCGGCGATGTAAAGAAAAGCTCACCATTCTCAAAAGAACGTTTCATTTCCCCATCTTCCATAGAAGAAGTCATATCCTCATATTCCCTATGAAACCAGTCAGGCACTTTTTGAGAGTTGATCATGATTTGATGTTTGTTCAATGTGACACTGCTGCCTGCAAATGAAGCACCGCTGTCTTCAGCAGCTTGCGAAAAAGCTTCTTGGAACGCCTTTCCGGCGGCCACTACACTATCATCTGAAATCAAAAGGCCCTTTGCCGACCATTCTTGCATCGTGTCTATGCCAAGAGCCATTCTACCCAGCGTATAGGTCCCAATCTCCCCAGTTACGCTTATTAACCCGCCATTTAGTGGCTTTCCCGAGGTAAGGGATTTAGCCTCTTTGCTGATTCGCACAGTGCCCTCAGGAGGCTCCTCTTTCGGCAAATTATTGCCGCCTGTTGCGGCAGGCTTTGTACTATTTCCCGTAAAACCAGTCTGATTTATCGCAGACAAATAACCTGTATTGTTCGATATCATGTTTATTGCTCCTCCCATTTCTCGGGGTAGCAATATCAATGCCGCTTTCCCGCTGAATCACAGCAGTCCTCGCCTGCAATACAATAATCACCGGTGGCGACACCGCCTGGTAGAAACGCCTTTGGATTTCAGATGGTTATAACGCGATCAATGAGTTCGATTTTCAACGGACAGATTGAAGAGGCCGTGCGACATGAGAAGCCATGGGCCGATGTTCATGCGAAGAGAGTTTCGCGGGGTCTGCTTAATCACGCAGTAAGAGCTTTTCTGCACCGCGTCTGGCAAGAGTCTCGTTTAAGGTGCCCTCATAATTAGGAAGGGAATTTGCGATCAGGTCGCGCCCCCGCCCCTGTTCATCCAATGCGATAACTGTGCTTTAGCCCGCCAATCGACCAAAACAATAAACGCAGCCAAACACCATTAGTTGACTATTGCATTCAGTAACCATTTAAACCAAAATATTAACACGTCGGGCGTTTGTGTCCCCTCGTTTCACTGGCAGTCCCGTGGCAGAGGTTTTTCAACAAGGTCGAGCGGAGCAGAACACATTGAAGCCATTGCATCTATCGAGGATCGAGAATGATTTCGTCAAATTCATCACGACCCAAAACTGCGTTTCCAGTACCGAAGTCGGAAACTGAGCTTGTGGAAGAAATGAAAGAGGGCAGACCAGAGGCTTTTGCGGAGGCGTATAAACGCTACCAACCCTCAATGGCTCGCATAGCCAGAAGGCTGTTGGATCGCAGCCTTGCAGAAGATGTCGCCCATGAAGCCTGGTTGGCGGCACTCCAGAGGATTAAAGGGTTTGAGGGTCGGTCGACGCTTCAAACGTGGCTGTGCCGAATTACCTTAAACGTGGCATTCAATGCGCTCCGCAAAAGTAAACTAGAGGTCCAGTTAACACCACATTCTCATGATTTGATGGAAGAGCAAAACCTTGATCTGGCACCCGCCCAGTCTTTGCCATTAAGTGAGCCGGAGATGGCAACTCATTTAGCAAGGGTCCGAAGCCGTGTAGACGTGCAGCTAAAAAAGATGAGTCGTACTAAGGCCAATGCTCTATACCTCACAGGTACGTCCTCAATGAATGGCAATCAAATCTCCGAGATTTTCTCTATTTCGCACTCAAATTTGAGGGTTATCCTGCATAGAGCAAGGGCAGATTTGAGCAAGACTATTAGCGTTAACTAGAAAGACAAACCTCTTTAACACAATAGAGTGATATCACTACGCTCGATCACGGTGACCTGCTCGGGACGGTCTGTGCTGAGACGAACACACCGCTCCAACTCCACACTCTCCAGAACTCCACCGGAGTGACTAACCTGTCACTCGGTGGAGAGCCCCGCCGAACCGCCCATTCGATACCAAGACCTTTTCTTCAAAAAAACGCAAGTTGTTGTACCAGCTGTTTTCCGGATTCTTAAAGGACATTCGTTTCTCGCAAGACCCAAAAATGATTTCGTGAGCACATCCCGCTTTTGGTTCCGGTCAAAACCTAATACGTAAAATAGACACCTTTTGACTATTGGTCACTTTAGTCGTTTTACTGGTATTATCCCGTTAGTTATGACACTAACTAGTGATGACAGTCACCGGTTACCACCCGGTGAATTAGGTTTGCCAACGGATCCCATCAGGTTTAAGAAACAATGAAACGAATTTCCGATCTGAAAGTCAGCACCAAGATAACCTTGTCGGTCGCCTTACCTTTGCTAATTCTCTCAGGACTACTCACCTACATAGGCGTGACTCGGCTCATCGAATACAGCGAGGAGGGGTTGGATTCTCTCGAAATCGAGCTTGTAGAGGCTAGAAAGGCAGGTCTCCAGCAGCTTGTTGAAGCTGTCACAAGCGCAGCAATGGAGCTAAAGAATGAAAGCCCTGGATCTGTCGAAGAGCAGCAAAGACGTGTTATTGATTTTCTGAAATCAGTTAGCTTTGGTGATCAGAACTACGTCTTTGCGTACAACCGCAAACTGGAGTACATGACGGTGCATGGAGACCCGTCGAAAGATGGCGTCACCGAGGATAGGCAAGTCAAACAGCTTCTTAAAGACCTCTTTAAAGCCGCCGAAGACAGCGGTTTTCACTACTTCGAATGGGGAAATCCCGCCACCGGAAACATTGAGCCTAAAGTCGCCTACGTGAGGCTCATTCCCGGATGGGATTGGATGCTCGGAGCAGGCGTCTATATGAAAGATATTTCTGAGCAGGTAGAGACATCCGCGCAGAAAAGCCAAGCGACTATCGAATCAGTGATCTGGAACATGATTGCGATCTCCTTGGTGGCTTTCGCCGGGTTCGCAATTCTCGGCTATATCGTTTCAAGGACAGTAACAAAGCCCTTGCATCAGACAGTAAAGCTTATG from Marinobacter adhaerens HP15 encodes the following:
- a CDS encoding CoA-binding protein; its protein translation is MPSTSPEQLRDILTTVRTIALVGASEKTSRPSHEVMEYLQSQGYRILPVNPRLAGQTVLGETVYADLRSLPEPVDMVDLFLAPERTDAIIDQAIDLKIPVVWLQIGVINHEGAARAEASGLTVVMDRCPKQEIPRLGITRVSGHA
- the folX gene encoding dihydroneopterin triphosphate 2'-epimerase, whose translation is MTDVNGNHLAKVRIKDLLLRAYIGIKEEEINNQQDVLINVALTYDATEAVNQNEISAALNYRTITKQIIHHVDGNRFALLERLTHEVLTIVMEHEAVKWAEVEIDKPHALRYAESVSVCLQAHR
- a CDS encoding patatin-like phospholipase family protein, giving the protein MTAIHIREPALTIRAGRRAMQRLRETPLSPEDVHVIPGAAGGPKALGISGLDKAIFGDWLPRVPQERSLIGSSIGSWRFAAVASSDDPKAQLARLAELYTAQRFAKGVSAAEVSRKSVLFLEELLGGREEAILNHPWYRLNVVVVRSLGMLAEDARGRLGLGLMGAISANMVSRRHLGRFMERGIIHDARLKAPVSKLVDFPSHEVAFNRDNLLPALLASASIPLVMSGVRNIPGAPEGVYRDGGLLDYHLDLPYQQPGVVLYPHFTDKVVPGWFDKSLPWRRGDASRLQDVLLVAPSRSYLESLPDRKLPDRKDFERYAGDDAGRERAWRSAIAESDRLGDEFMELTETRRLPDVIRPL
- a CDS encoding RNA polymerase sigma factor translates to MKEGRPEAFAEAYKRYQPSMARIARRLLDRSLAEDVAHEAWLAALQRIKGFEGRSTLQTWLCRITLNVAFNALRKSKLEVQLTPHSHDLMEEQNLDLAPAQSLPLSEPEMATHLARVRSRVDVQLKKMSRTKANALYLTGTSSMNGNQISEIFSISHSNLRVILHRARADLSKTISVN
- a CDS encoding alpha/beta fold hydrolase, yielding MDEVMPTVGGVSAAGREEGTLEGWQHGGKWFSFEGHAIFSRMAGSGEPLVLIHGFPTASWDWNRLWPMLIQQHNVLALDMLGFGFSDKPADYDYSIEDQADLFQGWIEGLGLPSVHLLVHDYGCSVAQELLAREQEDLLPFRIASVCFLNGALFPEVHNPLLIQKLLGSPFGGLISRGLTRRSFERNFRRLFGSQNPPDRQDMEDFWHLLTYNNGRGILHHLIQFMEERRCHRNRWVGALQKATQPMRLISGTADPVSGAGMARRYRELMPDGDVVTLRNIGHYPHLECPWEVFSAYREFRKRCEG
- a CDS encoding GGDEF domain-containing protein, with amino-acid sequence MNFSVPPSTLATNPTLAVLGFKRQLVYHLHFWAFIAVAPLVLVQWQQSHYLLSAVLVLFCTNALLVIAFLRFRGTYFLKGRLFPLLAVVSAAYSTHINGHAGLYWAYPAATALFFLLPLREAIGSNIVFVVVMAVVSFLRFPEADFWRITFSLGLTCLFAMIFAWLVGKLQQELTRLATTDPLTGCLNRSQLADILNGQIQMRERYERVSSLILLDLDYFKTINDQWGHLAGDKVLTEMALRLRSRLRESDQLFRIGGEEFMIVLPETRQKDADVLANQLLTSISARPFLEDIKVTASASVAEVSKGETWSVWLNRADQALYEAKSRGRNQVVNAARPLPVVGRGAEDMPDSASG
- a CDS encoding HD-GYP domain-containing protein: MWFRRKSSKQHRHSVSAPSALATHSDSPVSTLQRVRLPVDLLQPGMRVVSLDRPWTQVPVLFQGFTLTDDNQAQILRQYCEWVLVEDEESHLNPVLDQISLLKRRTSEPLPETCSLQQELPRAHATWSRTQAFVEEVTRQIEAGNDLNLQSARPIIRECVDSVKANASAMFWMSRIKSRDAYTAEHCLRVAIFCVAFARFLGMPDDDLETVGMCGLLHDLGKLRVPDEILNKPGALTPEEHSIMRQHTTLGYELLRADANLDPIISDVSRHHHERMDGRGYPEQLAEWQISRFARLVSIVDAFDAITSDRCYRDGLPASEAIRILFRNRGQQFDASMVEAFIRMIGVYPPGSLVELSTGEVAIVLATHPRRKLKPKVEVLLNGDKQPVTPRIIDLGGTGSEPDEGSPEIARPVSDGAFGVSLRDRIKQLMAVADRNAS
- a CDS encoding putative bifunctional diguanylate cyclase/phosphodiesterase produces the protein MLNPLFPVVIFLVFLGLAAGLRYGLVQQDKRQIEANLANEARAMANHLEREFLIHAEAIRRMAERLETAPDITEQEWRQDARNYLDDFGVYQAIEWIDSDFVIRWLEPFTDNEEVIGYNVAFNEERRQALELAKQTGTWDLSGVINLRQGGKGMVIYAPVGAGPENNGFMAGVFRMEVLARQLLTERVLESFRIEIREAGEVSYQLNVSEPVSSEFSQRQSVNLPTLDWTLTLRPSVEWVENQYSDWPALTFTTFLLMGLLTSLTTLLVQLILKRNQALLKTRRELDQEIEQRTAIQKDLARLESTDTLTGLANRRFFMEDLSHTLNIADRQMRQVALVMLDLDRFQTLNDSLGHQFGDELLIKVSERLNRLSNERLLVAYSGGDEFMFCQQQVDDIDDIIHLLGQIKQCFDQPYEVQGQSHSITGTMGVAVYPQSGLDADTLLRNADIALYRAKEQGRNTYQFYTEGMQEREVMRLELDKDLSQALANNEFVLFYQPQLNLDTGEIQSVEALIRWRHPRRGLLPPVEFIPLAEESGRITDIGRWVVMAACRQLAAWKGTPQDGLRIAVNLSGRELDDEDLVDHIREALAAENVPADRLEVELTEEIFIQNIEHNRNQLSRLHQLGVNLAIDDFGVGYSSLGYLRDFPVDLLKIDRSFITEVTERHDDAVITRAVINLAHNLGIQVVAEGVETEEQLSFLKNQRCNFAQGYLISRPIPVDDLEKALASGVLVAGITADSGL
- the folE gene encoding GTP cyclohydrolase I FolE, with product MSKLLDDLSGHFRAIIDGLGEDPDREGLQDTPMRAAKAMQFLTCGYQQDLGDLVNNAVFESAMDEMVVVQDIELYSMCEHHMLPFIGKCHIAYLPAGKVLGLSKFARIVDMYARRLQIQENLTRQIAEAVESVTGAKGVAVVIEAQHMCMMMRGVEKQNSRMKTSMMLGQFRKSQATRTEFLTLISNNR